GAGAGTTCCCGGAGACAGCGGAGCGGACCTCGACGGTCGCGCGGTGCGTTCCCGCCGGCACCCCGGCCGGAAGGGCGCGCAGGTTGAGGTTGGTGGGCGCGCTGGCGCCTGCAAGGATCGCCTCCAACCATTGCTCCGCGCTTCCCGCCTGGTAGGCGATCTCGAGTTCGAGGCCCGAAAGTATCCCCTGGCCTCCATTGGTCACCTGCACGATTTCCGAGGCGGTCGGACCGCCACCGATCACCGTCGCGAACGTGATGTCCGAACGAGAAAGAACGATCGTGGCGAGGGGGGAGACCGTGATGGAGGCCGTTCCCGCAACCCCGTCCGCCGTCGCCCGGATCGTGACCGGTCCAGGTGACTCGGCCGTCACCATTCCGTCTTGGTCCACCGAAGCCCGGTTGGGATCGTCGCTGATCCAAGTGACGGAGCGACCGGAGAGGGTCACACCATTGGGCCCGCGGAGGAGAACGGAGAGCTGAAAGCTCTGCCCCACGGGCAAGGTGAGCTGGCCCGGACTTACGAGGACTGAGGCCACTTCGACCGCGACGATCGTGATCGTCTCGCATCCGAAGGTCACCGCCGGGCCCAGGATCGAGAGGGCGGCGAATCTGAGCCAGCGCGGGAGGCGCGGGCGGAGGGGAAGGCGCGCGGACATCAGAAGCGGAGCTCCGCGCTAGCCCTCCAGGCCGTTCCACCGGGAAGGGAGACGGGTCCGAGTCGAACGACCGGTTCGAGCCGCCCTGCGAGCCATTCCGGACGAAATCCCTCGGGGGTCAGGAGCGCCGTGGCGGCATTCGCGCCGCGCCGCGCGCCCAGGAAAGCGTGAATCGCGCCGCCCACCGTGACGACCGCCGCCGCAGCCAGCCCAGGCACCAGCAAGGGCCGCGTCTCCCTCCGCGACTCGACCTGGCCGGCCGGGCATTCTCCGTTCACCGGAAGGCCCAGGCACCGTACTTCTACCTCGGTGACGAGGAATCCCGCGGCAAGACCTCCGGCGGCGAGGGCGAGGACCAGGGACCCGGCGACGGGTCTCCCCGAATAGAAGTGGCCCATCCCCGGGACGAACATCCCGCTCACGAGTGTTGTGGCAGGACTATAGGCGGGTTCCTCTGCGGGGCGCATCGCGCGAATTCGCGCCTCGACCGCGGCCCGGTCGGATGCCTGGGGACTCAGATCGAGGTAATACACGAGGTCGGCTTCCGACGCGGGAAGCCGTCCGCTGCGTGCATAGGCGAGACCCCGGTTGTAGTGCGCCTCTTCCCAGTCGGGACGGAGCAAAATAGCCCGCGTGAAGTCCCGGATCGCACCTTCGAAATCTCCCCGGTCGTACGCGGCCACTCCCGCCAGGAGAGCGGACTCGGCCTCGATCTGCGCCTGCCGCTCCGCGAAGGCCGGGAACTCGGAAAGCCTCCGTGCCACGTCCGCGGCGTCGGGGCCGTTGGGTTCGAGGGCAAGGTACGCGCAGTATTCGGCGAGCGACTCCTCCTGGATCCCGGTGTC
The window above is part of the Gemmatimonadota bacterium genome. Proteins encoded here:
- a CDS encoding tetratricopeptide repeat protein produces the protein MAAAVLSSTGTGAQELPLKLPAGPLPPGPCEIVAQQLESLDPPSSEEVAEADRLAGSANQAAILGDNVQARALLREAVRLDPSLPSLRYRLGRLLADTGIQEESLAEYCAYLALEPNGPDAADVARRLSEFPAFAERQAQIEAESALLAGVAAYDRGDFEGAIRDFTRAILLRPDWEEAHYNRGLAYARSGRLPASEADLVYYLDLSPQASDRAAVEARIRAMRPAEEPAYSPATTLVSGMFVPGMGHFYSGRPVAGSLVLALAAGGLAAGFLVTEVEVRCLGLPVNGECPAGQVESRRETRPLLVPGLAAAAVVTVGGAIHAFLGARRGANAATALLTPEGFRPEWLAGRLEPVVRLGPVSLPGGTAWRASAELRF